The proteins below come from a single Eriocheir sinensis breed Jianghai 21 chromosome 11, ASM2467909v1, whole genome shotgun sequence genomic window:
- the LOC126996890 gene encoding uncharacterized protein LOC126996890, whose protein sequence is MPPSKPVHTLRSFAKDKVLYNACAVILDEIYFGQDDKWEVHSPSLSVRLGVVRDVLTGALTPSLLEDILNTILSRDEAVEAVVRFIAIQLLLVEGVRCLSVGNFPEAYHTLVLHAVAKHGTGIHQLDLRGLWVKGEHKNALMRVLRKLPDIRRLTLRYTCDDDMLATLGKYAENLQKLDITGSQAVTEEGLRKLCNYPTRVVMGSLSDSLQIVDLGGPGSKGLAPSHISYLLLHLPHLVSLGSYEHAGAAVDLALQSRPGKKFGLRYMHDTITPYKRFLSVVSACPHLTAIYFDSPKDKVVHNLGELKELIEIKMNKVRWSDTVILLQQIGRRLRSLFLLSVFGELDLLELGVMCPRLLRLELHNTALHCSADSHASAFQQVRELFVYTSPLSVTCVKLLLTQCVAVEHFSLGDCGHLTDGVLHASLIQHALRHVRHIWFGVAEHLTVQSVQALLDHCPELLSLGNLAAWDLRPEHIDLLRVQVFITNRDLTLHEVGSQFSEDEWIPIVVI, encoded by the coding sequence ATGCCCCCCAGCAAGCCCGTCCACACACTGCGGTCCTTTGCCAAGGACAAGGTGCTCTATAACGCATGTGCCGTTATTCTTGACGAAATATACTTCGGACAGGACGATAAATGGGAGGTGCACAGCCCCTCGCTGTCCGTGAGGCTGGGCGTGGTGCGGGACGTGCTGACGGGCGCCCTCACGCCGAGCCTTCTGGAGGACATCCTCAACACCATCCTCTCGCGCGACGaggcggtggaggcggtggtgcgcTTCATCGCCATCCAGCTGCTGCTCGTGGAGGGCGTGCGCTGCCTCAGTGTCGGCAACTTCCCTGAGGCCTACCACACGCTGGTGCTGCACGCCGTGGCCAAGCACGGCACGGGCATACACCAGCTGGACCTCCGGGGCCTGTGGGTCAAGGGTGAGCACAAGAACGCTCTCATGAGAGTGCTCAGGAAGCTCCCGGACATTCGGCGGCTGACGCTGCGCTACACGTGTGACGACGACATGCTGGCCACGCTGGGGAAGTACGCGGAGAACCTGCAGAAGCTGGACATCACGGGCTCGCAGGCCGTCACGGAGGAGGGGCTGCGGAAACTGTGCAACTACCCGACCCGCGTGGTGATGGGCAGCCTGTCAGACTCACTGCAGATTGTGGACCTCGGCGGCCCCGGCTCCAAGGGCCTGGCGCCCTCACACATCAGCTACCTGTTGCTCCACTTGCCGCACCTGGTCAGCCTCGGCTCCTACGAGCACGCCGGCGCCGCCGTGGACCTCGCCCTGCAAAGCCGCCCGGGTAAAAAGTTTGGCCTGCGCTACATGCACGACACCATCACCCCCTACAAGCGCTTCCTCTCGGTGGTCAGCGCGTGCCCGCACCTGACGGCCATCTACTTTGACAGCCCCAAAGACAAAGTGGTCCACAACCTGGGCGAGCTCAAAGAACTCatagaaataaagatgaataaagtaAGGTGGAGTGACACAGTGATCCTGCTGCAGCAGATCGGCCGCCGCCTCAGGAGTCTGTTCCTCCTCTCCGTGTTCGGGGAGCTGGACCTGCTGGAGCTGGGCGTGATGTGTCCCCGTCTGTTGCGGCTGGAGCTGCACAACACCGCCCTCCACTGTTCGGCGGACAGCCACGCCTCGGCCTTCCAGCAGGTGCGGGAGCTGTTCGTGTACACAAGCCCCCTCAGTGTGACCTGCGTCAAGCTGCTGCTCACCCAGTGCGTGGCGGTGGAGCACTTCTCCCTCGGGGACTGCGGCCACCTCACAGACGGCGTCCTGCACGCCAGCCTTATCCAACACGCCCTCCGCCACGTGCGCCATATCTGGTTCGGCGTGGCGGAGCACCTCACCGTGCAGTCCGTGCAGGCGCTGCTGGATCACTGTCCGGAGCTCCTCAGCCTCGGCAACCTGGCCGCCTGGGACCTGCGGCCGGAACACATCGACCTGCTGCGGGTGCAGGTATTCATCACCAACCGTGACCTCACGCTCCACGAGGTGGGGTCACAGTTCTCCGAGGACGAGTGGATCCCCATCGTGGTGATATGA